GCCCACGGCAGAATTTGAAGCGCGAGGCCGAACAGGCAGGGTTGCTCTGAGGTCTTCCTTCACCCCGTTTACGGGGAGAAGGTACCCCGTAGGGCGGGGGCGGCGCAAACCTGCCGGCTCTCATTCCTCCCCCTGTCCTGCCGGACATCTCTCTCGGGGGACCAGCAGCCACTTGCGCTTTTGCCCCCACCCCCCATTGTCGCCATCGCAGAACCGGCGCCTCGCCTGACGCTGCCAATCTCCCCCCTTGCGGGGAAGATGTCCGACAGGACAGAGGGGGGTGCTGTCCCACGCACCTCTCCATACGGCCCGTTGTCGATCTAGACATTGCGCATGAAAATCCGGAAAGCAGGGCCGTGCCTGCCGAATGTCAGTTAGTGGCGCGACGTTCGCCCCGCCGGCGATTTTCGTTCCTGTCCGTTCCGCTTTTCGGGCACGGGCATTTTCGCCCCGATCCCACCAGCGCATCTGCCCGGAGGTGAACCTTCGGACGCCCCCGGCAACAGCCTACGTCAGCCCAATGCCGGAGGCGCCGGCTCCTCTCCGCATATCACCGTCGCCGGCGTTTCCGCGGGAGGAACTAAGGGGGACGATAATACGGGAGGTGGCGAGGGCGTGGAAAACGGGGCCGGATTTCGTGCGGATTGCTGACAGATGGTCACAGGCTTGGGTTAGTCAACTTCCACATCGTAGCCTCTGACTCTGCTCCTTACGATGTGATAGCGAGAAAGATTTGCCTCAAGAAATTGAGCAACGTTCGCGGACATACGTGGACCCAGAATAATTCGCCGAATTGCCGCTCGATCAAACCGGACTAAGCCCCGCTCTGGGATGAACAACCGCCACTCTCTCTCGTATGACCAACTATGATGTTTTGTTGAGAGTATCCACTTCGCAAGTCTTCGTGGATTTTCCAGATCGCTTCCAATATCGAGTAATTGATCAGCATAACTGACGCGCGAGAAGCTCGTATTGTCCGCTAGGGTCTCTCGCAGTACTCTGAAGTCGTACTCTATGCAGATTCCTTTGAATGAGTCGGCATAGTGGGCCCACATTAGCGCTTGCTGCCAGACCTCACTAAAACAGGCAATCCCGACGGACGTCTTCCCATCTCGGATCAGGGTTCGCGCACGCTCCCATTGTGGCTGTCCACGTGCAGCATCGCCAGCGCGGTAAAGTCCTTCCATTGCGTCGTTCAGGTCGTGATATTCACCGCACCAAAGCCTGCCTTCATTTAGGCCTTCGATCTCCCGGCGAGTACTTTGATTTGGAAAATCTGGAGCAACACCAATTTTTCGAAACCTGTACAACAAGGCAGGCGGAGCATAGGTTTCGATGGTCGCGGTCATTAGTACGCAGTCTCCTCTCCGCAATCGTGAGACATCTAGGTATTTTTCTTGGAGACATATATGTGGTCGTTTGAGGACGCAATTACCGACTCAACACAATTCTCAAAGCGCCATTTGCTTCTCGGAAACGGCTTTAGCATCGCACTGCGGCCCGATATATTCCATTATGGATCTTTGTTTCAAAGAGCCGATTTTTCCAACCACTCGCAATTGCCGAAGGTCTTTGATGCTTTAGCTACTCAAGACTTTGAACTAGCAATTCGGAGCTTGGAAGCTAGCGCCAAAATCATCCCAATCTATGGCATTGATGGCAGCGCAAGCTCCGTAGCAATGTTGGACGACGCAAAAGCTCTAAAAGATATCCTCGTTGAGACTATCGCGGCAAATCACCCTGACATTCCAGTTGATATTCCGGATGCGAAGTTTTGGGCATGTCGTACGTTCCTTCACTACTTCCTCGGCCCCAATGACGGTCAGGTTTTCACGTTAAACTACGATCTGCTCCTCTATTGGACTCTCATGCACGAGGACGCCCCCCTTGCCACAGAACCAATCCACCTCACCACCAATGATGGATTCGGAAATGACGAGACCGACCCGACTGCGGACTATGTCGTTTGGCAAGGCGAAACCGGAGCCCATAGCGCGAGGGTGCATTTCCTTCACGGCGCCTTGCACTTGTTCGATGCAGGGGATGACCTTCAAAAGTACACTTGGATTCGAACAAACGCCCGACTCGTGGACCAAGCTCGTAGCGCCATCGCCGGCAACAAATTTCCGCTGTTCGTTGCAGAAGGCACTAGTTGGCAGAAAAAGGCGAAGATCCGGCACAACGCATATTTGTATCAAGGCTTCAAGCAGTTGGTCGCTAATGCGCAACAAACCAAAGTATGTTTTTTCATACATGGGCATTCGCTAGCGGAAAACGACGATCACATACTGAGGCGGCTAGGCACTGGACGCTTCCCGAAACTTTACGTTAGTTTGTTCGGCGACCCCTCCTCCGACAGCAACAAGCATATCATAGCGCGAGCACAGGCTTTGGCAGAGATGCGAAAGCCGTCATACCCCCTGAATGTAGACTTCTACGATGCAGCTTCTGCAAAGGTATGGGGTTAGAGAGTAGCACGGCCCCGCTTCGTCGCTCCCTCGGCCCGCCGGCACTGCCGCGGACACCTAGGGATCCTTTGCCTCTGCCCTGCCGGGCGTTCGTCGTTCGAAAAGCCAAGCAATTGGCTTTTCGTTGCCTCCGGCAACCACTCCTCACCCCCCCCCACAAGGGGGAGATTGGCAGCCTCGACGGCCTCGCCCAACCGTCATCAGCGAAAGGTGACGGCAGCGCCATGCCCTCCGCTATGGCTCTGGGCCTTGAGTCGCTTCAATCGACAAATCGTTGTCGATTGATCGGCCCTTCGACAAGCTCAGGGCCGACCGCGCCTCAAGTCCCCGCGTTATAAGCCGCGATCGCTGCCATGTTGACGATGTCGGAGTCCTTGGCATTCAGCGAGACGATCTGGACCGGCTTGTTGAGTCCGACGAGCAGCGGGCCGATGACTGTCGAGCCACCGAGTTCCTGCAGCATCTTGGTCGAGATGGCGGCGGAGTGGAATGCCGGCATGACCAGCACGTTGGCCGCACCCGAGAGGCGGCAGAAGGGGTATTGCTGCTGCATCAGGCGGTGGTTAAGGGCGACGTCGGCAGCCATTTCGCCGTCATATTCAAAATCGACGCGGCGCTTGTCGAGGATCTTGACCGCTTCCTGGACACGCTCTGAACGCTCGCCGGCGGGGTGGCCGAAGGTCGAGTAGGCGAGCATGGCCACGCGGGGTTCATAGCCCATCCTGCGGGCGAAGTGGGCGGCTTCCTCGGCGATGTCGGCGATCTGCTCGGCATTGGGCATGTCGTGGACGGCGGTGTCGGCGACGATGACGGTGCGGCCGCGGGCGAGCACGATCGACACGCCGATGACGCGGTGGCCGGGCTTGGCGTCGATGACGCGGCGGACGTCTTCGAGCACGGTCGAGTAGTTGCGGGTGACGCCTGTCACCACGCCGTCGGCATCTCCAAGGGCGACCATGCAGGCGGCGAAGTGGTTGCGGTCATTGTTGAT
The nucleotide sequence above comes from Aminobacter aminovorans. Encoded proteins:
- a CDS encoding DUF2971 domain-containing protein, whose amino-acid sequence is MTATIETYAPPALLYRFRKIGVAPDFPNQSTRREIEGLNEGRLWCGEYHDLNDAMEGLYRAGDAARGQPQWERARTLIRDGKTSVGIACFSEVWQQALMWAHYADSFKGICIEYDFRVLRETLADNTSFSRVSYADQLLDIGSDLENPRRLAKWILSTKHHSWSYEREWRLFIPERGLVRFDRAAIRRIILGPRMSANVAQFLEANLSRYHIVRSRVRGYDVEVD
- a CDS encoding DUF4917 family protein, yielding MWSFEDAITDSTQFSKRHLLLGNGFSIALRPDIFHYGSLFQRADFSNHSQLPKVFDALATQDFELAIRSLEASAKIIPIYGIDGSASSVAMLDDAKALKDILVETIAANHPDIPVDIPDAKFWACRTFLHYFLGPNDGQVFTLNYDLLLYWTLMHEDAPLATEPIHLTTNDGFGNDETDPTADYVVWQGETGAHSARVHFLHGALHLFDAGDDLQKYTWIRTNARLVDQARSAIAGNKFPLFVAEGTSWQKKAKIRHNAYLYQGFKQLVANAQQTKVCFFIHGHSLAENDDHILRRLGTGRFPKLYVSLFGDPSSDSNKHIIARAQALAEMRKPSYPLNVDFYDAASAKVWG